The following are from one region of the Candidatus Hydrothermales bacterium genome:
- a CDS encoding enoyl-CoA hydratase-related protein: MEYKYLKIEDKKSYAIIFLSRPPVNALSPELLEELENAVLSISKDKEKRAIIIAGEGKSFCAGADIKVMKDFNSIEAREFALKGQNVLQNIENAEIPIIAAIHGYALGGGCELALACDLRVVTKDAQIGQPEVKLGLIPGFAGTQRLSRLIGIGRAKWMIYTGEMISGEKAYEWGFAEVLAEKDKHIEEAEKLVKMILEMGPTAIRLVKSVINRGIDSTFKTATSYEAESFGLVFSTGEPKEGIEAFLEKRKAKWQKED; encoded by the coding sequence ATGGAATATAAATATTTAAAAATTGAGGATAAAAAATCATATGCTATAATTTTTCTATCAAGACCACCGGTTAATGCTTTGTCTCCGGAACTACTAGAAGAGTTAGAAAACGCAGTTCTAAGTATCTCTAAAGATAAAGAAAAGAGAGCTATAATAATAGCAGGAGAGGGTAAATCTTTTTGTGCTGGTGCTGACATAAAAGTTATGAAAGATTTTAACTCGATAGAGGCAAGAGAGTTTGCCTTAAAGGGTCAAAATGTTCTTCAAAATATTGAAAATGCCGAAATACCCATTATTGCAGCAATTCATGGATACGCTCTCGGCGGAGGCTGTGAACTTGCCCTTGCCTGTGACTTAAGAGTTGTAACAAAGGATGCACAAATTGGTCAACCTGAAGTAAAACTTGGTCTTATACCTGGATTTGCCGGAACTCAACGGCTCTCAAGACTTATTGGTATTGGCAGAGCAAAGTGGATGATTTATACAGGTGAGATGATTTCTGGAGAAAAGGCTTATGAATGGGGTTTTGCTGAGGTTCTTGCTGAAAAAGATAAGCATATCGAGGAGGCTGAAAAGCTTGTCAAGATGATTCTTGAAATGGGTCCAACGGCGATAAGACTTGTAAAGTCAGTTATTAACAGGGGAATTGATTCAACTTTTAAAACTGCAACCAGTTACGAAGCTGAAAGCTTTGGACTTGTTTTTTCAACCGGTGAACCTAAAGAGGGAATCGAAGCATTCTTAGAAAAAAGGAAGGCA